TTAGCCTATATTTAGTTTTTGAGATGTTCATTATCTCTATTTCTCTCACTCCTTAGAAATTGAGGTCGTTCACCAGTTTAGACCCATGGAAACAAAATGGAGATCCTCGAATGTCCATTAGATCCCAGTATGTTGCAACAACCGAGTATATAGCCAGTGTGGTCTCTACAGTACCTGGTAACAGACCCAATATTAAGTGTTATCAGAAGATATATATTTACTCTCATCTATCATTTTCCCCTGAGTAGGGCTTAGGAAAGTAGGACCACAGCAAGAAAGGAGAACAATTCCTATCttaatggaaaatgacaaataagTAAGTAATGCATGCGAGTATCATCTATTTACACAGATGTCAAACACTACTCTTAGTCTGAATTTCATTTCCCTTGCAATTCATTCAATCTATGGTGATGTTGTTCACGATCTGATTTGCCAAATAACTCTGAAGAAAATCAGGTCAAATAGACTCATTGAATCAACTATTTAGCTAAGATATACGAAAGTTGTTGAACTTGTACCATACATACGCGAATTGTCACCAACTATCTCCTAACTGTAGATCCAATTAGGATGGCAGCAACAGCTCCACTAAGCATTCCGACCAAAAAGCTCCATCGAGCATCCACCGGGTCCGGCATCGGCGGTGCCGACGGTACTGTACGAACGAATCCAGATTCCACAGGAGCAGAGCGATCAAGGAACAATGGTAGCGCATTGTTTTGAACAGGAACCCCAGACTCCAACGCGAATCCAGATTCCCCAGGAGCAGACCGATCAAGGAACAATGGCAGCGCATTGTGTTGAACAGGAACCCCAGATTCCATCGCGGGCGACTGATCAAGAGCCAACGGTAGAGAATTTCTCTCAAAGGGAATTCCAGTGACGCAACCAACGGGCGGAAGTGGATAATAGTCATAATACCCACCACCACCGACATTGTCATGACACTCCACCCTAGCATTTACTCTGAGCAAACCTTGGGCTCTCCCGGAAGGTCTCCAGAGCTGCAACGTGAAGACCTCCTCTTCGTCCAAACGGATTCGGGAAAAGGACATAACCGTAGAGCCGATAACCTTCTCATTGTGGATCGGGGAAGAAGGCGAGAGGACTTGGATCGTAAGGCGGGAATCGGGGTCTTGCAGTGTTCgatgagagagggagaaggaaagcTGTTGGTTCCAAACAGGGTTGGGATTGCGGCAGTTGAGGGTTTTGGTACATAGTTTGAGTCGAGGATCAACCCAAGCAACCGCGTAGCACTTCATTCTTCCTAGAATTCTCACATCCTTTACACCTTCAGCGCTCAAAACTGTAAGTTTCAACGTGGCTTCGCTTCGCTCCTGCTGCTGCTCCTCCTCACTCGGCTCCCCTGCCATATTTAAGCTTCCGACACTTTCATGAATATTGCCCAACCAGTGATCGCCTCTGTCTTCACTCTTCAGTCGCGAACCCGTAACCGGCATTGGAACGGAGTCGTCGTCGTGTCGGTACTGAGAATAATTTAGAATGTCTCGCCGCCGAAAGGTTTCTCGGGTCAAGAGCAATTTGTGGGATCCACATGTCCACcgtaactgaaataaaaaatgtgcgTAAAGAGCTTGGCGGTGTTAAAAGGGttctttatccgctgctgtaattGGAACGTTGTTTTGTTTTGTCGCACGATATGCATAACAATCGTGTTAAAAAATCTTGAGACACCGCttgaaatggaagaaaataaatgaaaatttttttggaaagaagagaaataaatttattgttatttttatcatttatttttactttttttatttttatttctatttatttattgcaTTCTAAATATAATTTAGAGAAAATGATGTCCACAATCAAGTGTGGatgtgggatttttttttttttttttggattcaaaTCCTCTATTGCCAAGTTGCCTGATAGATCATGTTGTCAAGACACGTTGAGGTGTACAATGATTGCCTTACCCTTGTTCGAACGCCTTATCTGTGTGGGGGTAAGGGGGTCATTGCGCACCTCATCATGTCTTGACAATATGGTCATGGTCCTACCGAGTAGCTCAGTAGTAGATGATCAAAATTGGGGACGGAGATTGGCTACCCAATGGAACCCATAGAAGGGATCATCTGCATGTATGTGTAGATGAACGTATATGTGAGAGATGATCacttgttatttttgttttcattaataCCCTTTCTTTCCCTCGTAAATGATAAACATGGGATAGGTAGTTTACCCCTCACATGTATATGTACGTGCATTTACTTGTATGTGCAGCAAGATAGTGGACTAGCGAGCGAAGCTTTTGTAGTTTTGCTTTTTGCTAGACGTCACTCTCCGTATGGGCACTGCTGGGTACTGAGTACTCGCTGCTACAAATTAGGCTTTTCGAGTAACTTTGCAGGTTGAAAACGAGCTTTGCAAAATTACtctcttgagagagagagagagcaccaCATGTGAGTATGTGACCCACCCCACTTTCAAGACCGAAATAGTATTTTTGTTGCTCACTTTACTAATCTATACACTTGCTGAGTATAAAGTGAAGTGAAGTGAAGTGAACTGGGGAAATCTTGAGAGCAGAAAGCTGGGTGAGTGCTTGTTGTTGTCGTATCTAATTGTAtgaggtgaaaaaaaaaatggagtttGGAAGAAGAGTTATGGTCTGGAGGTTGCTGCTGTCATGGGCGGTTTTAAGCATAGCAGTGCAGGCGGTGACGAGTGAAGTGTTACCAAAATGTGATTTCCCAGCGATCTACAACTTCGGTGACTCCAACTCCGATACTGGAGGGATATCGGCGGCATTTCTCCCGGATATTCTACCATATGGCGAGACCTTCTTTCACAAACCTTCGGGAAGGAGCTGCGATGGGCGTCTCATTATAGACTTCATTGGTAAGAAGTACAACACatcatcttttttctttctttagctAACTGCTGGGTTTTATCTGTAGCCGAGCATTTGGCTTTACCATACTTGAGCGCGTATCTGGATTCGGTGGGAAGCAACTACCGCCATGGAGCGAATTTTGCGACGGGTGGATCGACCATTCGGCAGCAGAATGAGAGCATATTCGTGGCAGGGATAAGCCCTTTCTCCCTCGACTTCCAGGTCGCTCAGTTCACCCAGTTCAAAGCACGAACTATAGACCTTCACAATCAAGGTAACATAACATAGGATCATACCTTTGGGTTGTTCTGTTTCTCAAGTTTCTTTcagttcaaaattcaaacagTTACTACGCATGTTGCTGAACTTTCTTTCAGTGAGGAACAAATCTGACGGGAGTGATCTGGCGAGACTGCCGAGACCCTGGGACTTCTCCAAGGCCCTGTACACGCTAGATATCGGGCAGAATGATCTCTCGGTCGGATTCAGGACGATGAGCGACGCCCAGCTTCGAGCGACCATTGCTGACATTCTTGATAAGTTCTCGACAGCAGTTCAGGTGAGAATTTAGACTTGAGTCTAGCTAGTTAGTAATCGATCTGGGAATCTACCCTTGATCGTAGTTTCAGTCCATGTCGCTTGGAATTTCAAGTGTGCACTGCTGGGTGGTTTACATTGggaaattttgaatttaatCAACAAAAGTGGGGAAGATTGATTGATATGGTTGCAGCAACTGTACAAACAAGGGGCGAGGACGTTCTGGTTACATAACACAGGACCCATCGGCTGCTTACCCACGTCCGTGATGTACCTTGGTCCAACAAAGCCTGGAGTTCTGGACGAGCATGGATGTCTCAAGTCTCACAACGACATGGCTGAGGAGTTCAACCGGCAATTCAAGGAGACAGTGATCAAACTCAGGAGACAGCTCCCCCGTGCCGCCTTGACCCATGTCGATCTTTATACCGCCAAATCGGTACTCATCTCCAATGCCAAGAATCAaggtttggagtttggacttTTTTTCATCACTAATTTTCTAATCGGACATCGCTATTGAGAAAGCAATATTGAATTGATTCTTCAGGGTCTTGAAAAATTAATGTAGTGAAACTGAAACCATTTCTGGGGGTTGCAGGGTTCGTTGATCCTCTGAAGATATGTTGTGGGTACCATGAGGGTTGGAACAATGTGTGGTGTGGGACGAAGGGGAACGTCAATGGTAGCGAGGTCTATGGTGCTTCTTGTGAAAAACCTTCAAGCTACATTATGTGGGACGGCGTTCACTACTCTGAGGCAGCAAACAAGTGGATTGCACAAAATATCCTCTTTGGTGGACTGACCGACCCGCCGGTTCCCCTCATTAGAGCATGTTACAGGGATACCAACATATGATCACTACTTGCCCAAAACCCCCAAACGTATAGATTTTATGGGCTCTATCCTATCTATCAAAGCAGCAAACTAGCTTAATAATGATATTTTAAGCTCCAATTACCTGTAACTCATGAACATTTAATAGCTTAACAGTAAGACACTATATAGGTCTagcttttcttatgttcactgAGCTAAAGCCTAACGCTGAACCTAAGTATTGGGGTTTGCAAAGCGATTGTGGTTCCATCGATCTCTGCAACATTGACGTCTTTCTATAAAGAGGCGTGACCAATACCACGCATATCTTGAGGCGGTACAGGTAACACTTTTTCCGGTAAAACAGGTACACATAAACTAATCTCTGTTGCTCTGtttctcatttttcatttttcatttattatttattatttattattattattattattattattattatgataaGAGGAATATATTAAAACTAACTAACGAAAAATATATAGATTTTTTGTCTTAGCATGTCTAGCTAGATTAAAGGCTATTGCTATACAAAAGTTGTTTTCTATCTGTTATAGCATATTTCTTGGGATATATTAGATATATAAATTAAGTCTTTTATAAGATGCCAGGGCCAAAGagatttggttggagatggaagaacatcagtGATCTGTTGGTTGGAGTACCacacttcttttatcttcaatcCCATCCTTGTAGCATGGTCGAGGCCTGACCGGATATTAATTCTGGTTCCATATGAGTAGTAACATTTATATGTCCAACAGCAAAACATTTGAATTTGTCATCTAACAAAAAGATATAGGACCATCTTGCCAAAGTTAATCCAGGTGTATGgtatcctgcacagattaaaacaGAAAAGTTGAGTTTTGATAATAAagagaaggaataaaaaaattgaCTTAAGAAATTCTCCTTAGAACTACAATATACATTATGTGCGAAATTAAGGGATACTTTCAAATCAACTAACCATGTTAACGTTTCAACACCCAAATTGGATCGCTTTTTGACAATGACTACCTTGTTCTTGATTGTCCAAATAaagtaacaagtaataataaaacaCTAAAACCCAAATCGAGACTGTTATCTAAAGTACGTTGAAAAGGATTGCAAGCAAAATCTTTAGGAATGGATGATCCAAAACTTAGTTTGCAGTCCCAGAGATCCAGCTACTCAaatatgtttaacccaatcgCAAGATAAGAATAAGTGCCATAAGGATTCAATACAATTTTCACAAAGAGCACAGGAGGGGTCGATCTGAAGCCATTTGGACAGAGTAGCCTTGATTGGAAGACCAGCATTTAGCATCCGCCAGAAGAAGATTTTAAATTTGGGGTGAATCTTAAGcttccaaaagaatttccaccaagagacaataaaaaattattattgttaATAGAAACAGAAATTAGCTCTTTAACAGCCAGTTTAGTGCTAAGAATTCTATTCTTGGCCTTGGTACACCACCAACTGTCCTCAGAAGTAGATGGAATTATCTGTTGAATGTGAGATAAGATGTGCAAAGGTAGTAAATCGTTTAGTAAAGCAGAATTCCATCTAGATCCCATAGTAAAAAAATCAACCTTCCTAATTTGATCAGAAAGATTAATGGAATTCAGCGGATAGGTTATCAGACTACCAGGTTGAGAAGGGATCCAATGGTCAGTCCAAAAAAAAGTAGATTTGCCGTTACCTATCTTCCGGACCACGATTTTCTCTAGGGATGGAATGATATGAGAGatactattccaagtccaagaaCCCTTCCTCACAGAGTTTTGGGATCAAATAATGAGAGTTTAGGAAAGTATCTAGCTTTTAGAACACGAGACcataaagaagaacaatcaGTGATAAGTCTCCAACCTAATTTCATTAGTAAGGCTGGGTTTCATTTTCTCTATTATATATCTCACATCACCTTGATTTTCATAATCCCAAGTTTTCTCGTGTCCATGTTCTACTATGATACATTAtctctataaataaataaataaataagtagtACGGTTTTTTTAATTTGTCACATTGGATGCATgagatttttatctgctccattttttATATCATCTGTTTCTATGGATTTCTCATTAGATTGTCGACATATAACATGTTTAAATTCTACAATCAAATATAAATTATGGTATTCACTCATCCAATCCTAACCTAATGGAGTCttctaaagaaagaaagaagattgtGTTATAGTTCTTACTAATGAAGTCTATAATGAGATGCTcacctatgaaatgatcaaaataccttatgtttttgttgggctggatccTTTAACTCCCACCACGACCGTAAGAGAGCCAGATCCTTGGATTTAAAGATCCTATACACGGTCTCTTTAAATGACCTCCTGCATGTTTTTTCATTGGTGCAAAGTTGGATCTATACCACAATCAAAAACCGTTATTCATTCAAGGGAATAGTCTTACAAAAAGGAACATATAAAGAATGTGCATAGAATTGCACAGATAATGATGTATACAAAATGGTACACACGTAAATGGTGGTGCATGCACTGCAAGTAAAAAATGAGACATGTAAGGTTTTTGCTACCGCAAAGTCTCCATGTTGTAAGATTGGTAAGATGTTGTGGACATTCCTATAATGTGAAAAATCTATTAAACATCATTGTGTAAAGCATGTGTTGCAAAGATACACAGATGGGAATCCAAGAACGTGTTTGTTTGATTCTTCctcacaatatcatcaacagaGACCCACCACACCCACGGATATGTTGAGGCAGTTATACAAAGTGATCTCTATTCTCACTTTTCTATTATCTCATGTCACCTACTCTACATCATTTTCACAATCCCACGACTCCTCATAGTCATATGTAGATGTAGTAGCTGGAGAGATATTACTacttttcttttacttctcaAACCTAAATAATgaacttttataatcattatctcaagtgattgtataaattacttaaatttcttattatatttagtaatgaatcattttatatgtaatattttattttatattttaaaacaaACGGATTTGGATGCAgagtaaaatgaaatttaataaccaaatttgaaataatttggagttatggattacATAAGTTTCTTTTCTGCTGGGCTTTAAAATTTCACGctctttcccttccctttaatttctcttACAACCAAATGGAGTCCGAGGTATCAAACAATTTATattttagtataacacattttttataATGATGGTAAATATTATCTTTACACACATGTATTCCAAATTGTACATGAAAATGACAGCTTTTACAATGACTTAATGTAAGTCACTTTCAAAACCTTTTTATATCTCTAAGgtaaataaatttgaaaatcaAACAAGAAACAATTAAAAAGTGTTAAGTTTTAAATACACCTAAAAATGTGTCATTTAGACAATCCCATTAATTATTTAGGATGAGAAAATACCATGGAAAATTACTGCATGTCTTATTATAattagggaaaagttttcatacactgtgtaagccgtgtatgtgaaaCGATCTCTcacaaaaaattggaaaagtcataaatcctcacccattaattaatgccttgaaactcccaccctctcacgtACACGTTTTACACGATCGTGTACGGAAACTttccccttattattattattattttgtgcaaaaatGATAAAGAAGGTCTTCTCCCACATGGGTCGGCGGGTGCTTCTCCAACGCGCATCCCATTGGGCTGACATGATGGGTACCCTGGTACACATCTCGATCCACATCATGCCAACCTAGCCGTTGGATGcacgttggagaggatcttaaTCTATAAATGGTGGGGCACATGTTTGAAGTGGGCTATAGGCCACCTCTGCCCTACACGTTATATGTTGCATAGAGTGATCAAAACTGGAACGTCAAAGAGTGGAAGCATGTCCCCTCATTCTCATCCCATTTTTCTTTCAGTCTTCACAAGAGAACAAGAAGATATCTCTTTTTGTTATAGAATATAACAAGGATCTGTAAACAATCAATTCAGATACCATTAGACAAAGAGACTTGgcagaatttaaaaaaatatatatttattgggttaaggttttaaaaataCCAACATTACGTAGGAAACTAGAGAAATCTGATATGCCCAtgaatccatccatgaatgatCGATCAACTAGTTTTAAAATATACAGATGAGACACCTATATATGACCTAACCAAAAGACAAAAGTAGGGATGAAGGGTTTTATGTTTACTGGGCAAAGAGTGTAAGCGACAGAAGTAACGCAACCACGTGACTTAGCTGCTGCGGGATTCGATCTCCTAACCACAAGTCCATCATCTCCTTTACAATAATTGTACTATTTCCCCTTTACCACTACTACTTCTACGGTTCTACCTTCTCTGTTTCTTGTTGtgtgggagtgagagagtgTCACAGCATCACTCACTCTTGctttttctgcttcttctttactttcacAGTAGTCTTTTTTGTTCCATTCTTTTTTCTATGGGTTGTGACCTCTTCAGAATTGTTgttgttctaagtgttttactTTCAgtaatcatatccttcccaaGTTTGATTTTGGCTTTAACCCCATCCCCATGTGAGTTTCCGGCGATCTTCAACTTTGGTGACTCTAATTCCGACACCGGTGGCCTCTCTGCAGCATTTGGACAAGCTCCTCCACCCAATGGGGAGACCTATTTCCATTCTCCAGCAGGAAGATACTCCGACGGCCGACTTGTAATCGATTTCATAGGTAccacctctctttctttctctctgtcttttttttttttaaggactcTTCCATACTGCATTCCATTAACTCACTGTGTAACTATTATGATTCTTATTGAATAGTAAATGCTTTAATATAATATTATGAAATGAGAAGTGAATATTGTAGGGAGAGTGGGTAGTGTGTCCTTCTTGGCTAACCACTGGTTTTGGGCATTAACTAGTCCATCAAAACCTTCAATTTGCTGGCAAATAGTGATAGCCCACCAGAAATGCTTGCAGTTTGGTTACTATTGGGGATGAAATTGAACATTTTGTTGGTAGTGTGGATCTCAGTCATAATAgctgaatagaaaaaaaaaaaaaaaaaaaaacaaaaaaaagaaaaaaagagagtaaatgGCCTAATATAATTGCAGTTTCTGTCAAGAAAATTCTGAATCCACATTTTTTTACCATTTCTGAGCATTGCCCAAGGCAATTAGAAATGATATAAATTAATTTCTTTCCAGTTGACAACCAAGAAAACCTTTttatctttatttcctactgtTTGTAGAACAATTTCCAGTTTTTTCCTACTTTTTTCCCCCTAAAAAAGGAGTTAACTTAGAATTTGAATTGAAATACTGAAAGACAAATCTTATAAAGATTGGAGCTTTATGGTACAATAGTTTACAGTCAGTCATGTGAGGGCAATATGGTAGGATGCCTTTAAATAATAAGCCGGCCCcccatttttgttgtttttttttgggggggggtggatTTCCACCGACTCTCTCTCTTGGCCAAACATGCttgctcttttattttattttatctttatctttttgAAATGAATACCTTAGCTGAAAGCATCTTCACAAAGGAAATCTTACCTTCTACCCAAAGAGCAcacccaagaagaaaaagaatcctACCTAAAAACAAGGAGGATGAGAAGAATGttacctctttttttcttttttggtaaaagtagCAGAAGATTTATTGATGATTGAGAAGAATATTACCTGAAAAATCAAATTATTACTGTACTATATgcaaatataaaaaagaatcgTATTCTAGGTCTCAAAATAGGGCAAGTAGCAGCCATTGTGCTGCCTACACCCAGATAGGGGctaaatgaccgccttacccactgcccgagcaccctgtccgggtggggtccacgtCTCTGTCTGGGTGTAGGCAGCACAATGGGCACTACCTGCCCagccgtagaggatccaaattgttcaaaatacacatgaaaagtGAATCTTTAAAGCCTTCTTtatgtttggggggggggggggtgagggtgagggtgagggtgGGGGAGGGGATTTCCACCTGTTAAAATATGGAAATGACAATTTTGTTTTGCAATTCACATCTAGATGTATCTGTTGATAACTGAGATAGTCAAAAGGTTCTATATGCAAATATGAAAAAGATTCATATTCTAGGTCTCAAAATACGAAGAATATTACctgaaaaatcaaaattttattgtACTATatgcaaaaatgaaaaagagtcATTTTTGGTCTCAAATACCCATGAAAAGTGAATCTTTAAAGCCTTCTTTATTTTGTGAGGGTGGGGGAGTGAGAGTGGGGGTGGGGATTTCCACCTGTTAAAGTATGAAAATGACTATTTTGTTTTGCAATTCACATCTAGATGTATCCGTTGATAACTTAGATAGTCAAAAGGTTCTAAGAAGGAAGTGAAAGATAGTGATGTAGTGAGCACACTCCATGGAGACGAATGAGaggggttttagtcccacattggtcaaGTAGTGTGCAGTTGCTGATCATATGACTTTGGAAATGGGCTCTCCACCCTGAAGCTTGGGCTTTGGGTTTGGACatcattaagtggtatcagaacGGGTTGTTAGTGCACTAGCCATGTGGGGTCCCATGGGCCAAAGCTGGAGGAGTTGATGCAATGAGTGCACCCTATGACCAGAAATAGGAGGGGtgttagtcccacattggtcgGGTAGTATGCGATTGCTGGGCATATGACCttagaaatcaaataaaaaagtaGGCCTTGTTCACCCGCCCACCCCTCCTTCcctgaccccccccccccccaggtaTTCTTGTGTATGTTTTGCTTCCATTGGCAAGATCTACATTACCAAAACAATGTCAATTTTAAGCAAATAATACAACTCCTAATATTTTTATAGGATCAAAGAACGAAAATTTATGCATATCTTCATTTTGGCAGCAAAGAGCTTTGGACTTCCTTATCTCAATGCCTACCTCGATTCAGTGGGCTCCAACTTCACTCATGGAGCCAATTTTGCTACTGCTGGATCAACAATCAGACCACAAAATACAACTCTCTCACAAAGTGGGTACAGTCCTATCTCCTTTAACGTCCAATTCTATCAGTTCAATGATTTTCATCGCAGATCTCAAGTGGCTCGTACAAAAGGTAATTCTATTAGTTCCATAACCACTTTCATTAATAACATTACTTCATATCATATTTTATATGAATTCTTGGAATTGCACTTTCTTGTGAGCTTTAATCATATAGAAAATTCCTAATTTTTTCATAGAAAGTTATGACCTAACACAATAAGTCTCTCAATGTCAGTAGTATTCCATTAAACTAACATAATAGCAGGACGATTTCAGCACTAGATTACATTGATATTGATATTAAAAAGTTGGgccttttggattttttttgtgtAGGTGTTGTTTGGCAGGAATTGATGCCCAAGGAGGAAGATTTCTCGCGTGCCTTGTACACATTCGACATTGGTCAAAACGATCTAACAGCCGGCTACTTCCTGAACATGTCGACTGACCAAGTCAGGGCATATGTCCCTGATGTACTGAATCAGTTCACTACCATCATTAAGGTGAATGGCCTCACTAGTATTctcttttgggtttattttagAACTCTCTCAGCCCACTGATTGATAGCTTATAtgttgggtatattctataatctttttatgttctaatataagtctacttgaataaggaataAGGTTGTGGTGAGCCCCACTGGATAGAGCCCATCTAActtaaaaccctagtctttcctataaatactagctggagacAGCAACCTGTTTATTCTAAACTTGATATGCAGGATatattgctttaagcaaccttgtgcttaaatcctaaaccctaacattATATATGCTTCATTGGCTGTGTGGTGAGAGTTTAatttgatgtgtgtgtgtgtgtgaatgcAGTATATATATGGGCAAGGAGGGAGATCCTTCTGGATACACAACACAGGCCCTGTGGGCTGCCTTCCCTATATTCTGGATTGGTTTCTTATCACAGCTGCACAAGTTGACAAAGCTGGGTGTGCCAATCCCTTCAATGAGGTGGCTCAGTACTTCAACCAGAGATTAAAAGAGGCCATGGCTCAACTCAGGAAAGATCTTCCATTGGCTGCCATTACCTATGTTGATGTTTATTCTCTCAAGTACTCCCTCTTCAGCCAGGCCTCCAAGCATGGTAACTGTATAATTTTAATCCTTTGCTTGCTACAATTACATTCAGTAAGCCCTCTTATAATCAATATTTCCAAATTGGTTCCACTAGTAACTAATACTCTAATACTTGTAATTACAAGAGGgcctactctactactgttgcCTGCTCTGGCTGGATGTCTTACAAGTTTAAAAAACAATTGCAGGATTTGAACAGCCGCTTGTAGCTTGCTGTGGACATGGAGGGAAGTACAACTACAACAGGCACATAGGGTGTGGATCAAAGGTCACCATGGATGGAAAACAGATTCTACTAGGGAAATCCTGCAAAGATCCATCGGTTCGGATTATCTGGGATGGAGTACACTTCACTGAGGCTGCTAACAGGTGGATCTTTGACCAAATTGTCGATGGATCATATTCTGACCCACCCATTCCATTGAAAATGGCTTGTCATCGTCTTACCAACTGATCTAATTCATCTGCTTACCAGCAAATAGATCTTTTCATCTGTCATCTGAAAATAAAACTTTTAGaataaagggaaaggaaacATTTCAAACTTAGATCCAAGGGATTAGAATGTTGCTTAATAAAATTGCATTTTGGTCCAACGACTGCATCAAAGTCCACACCCCC
The nucleotide sequence above comes from Telopea speciosissima isolate NSW1024214 ecotype Mountain lineage chromosome 3, Tspe_v1, whole genome shotgun sequence. Encoded proteins:
- the LOC122654504 gene encoding GDSL esterase/lipase At5g14450; this encodes MEFGRRVMVWRLLLSWAVLSIAVQAVTSEVLPKCDFPAIYNFGDSNSDTGGISAAFLPDILPYGETFFHKPSGRSCDGRLIIDFIAEHLALPYLSAYLDSVGSNYRHGANFATGGSTIRQQNESIFVAGISPFSLDFQVAQFTQFKARTIDLHNQVRNKSDGSDLARLPRPWDFSKALYTLDIGQNDLSVGFRTMSDAQLRATIADILDKFSTAVQQLYKQGARTFWLHNTGPIGCLPTSVMYLGPTKPGVLDEHGCLKSHNDMAEEFNRQFKETVIKLRRQLPRAALTHVDLYTAKSVLISNAKNQGFVDPLKICCGYHEGWNNVWCGTKGNVNGSEVYGASCEKPSSYIMWDGVHYSEAANKWIAQNILFGGLTDPPVPLIRACYRDTNI
- the LOC122654505 gene encoding GDSL esterase/lipase At3g26430-like — its product is MGCDLFRIVVVLSVLLSVIISFPSLILALTPSPCEFPAIFNFGDSNSDTGGLSAAFGQAPPPNGETYFHSPAGRYSDGRLVIDFIAKSFGLPYLNAYLDSVGSNFTHGANFATAGSTIRPQNTTLSQSGYSPISFNVQFYQFNDFHRRSQVARTKGVVWQELMPKEEDFSRALYTFDIGQNDLTAGYFLNMSTDQVRAYVPDVLNQFTTIIKYIYGQGGRSFWIHNTGPVGCLPYILDWFLITAAQVDKAGCANPFNEVAQYFNQRLKEAMAQLRKDLPLAAITYVDVYSLKYSLFSQASKHGFEQPLVACCGHGGKYNYNRHIGCGSKVTMDGKQILLGKSCKDPSVRIIWDGVHFTEAANRWIFDQIVDGSYSDPPIPLKMACHRLTN